The Cellulosimicrobium cellulans genome contains the following window.
GGGCTAGGCGCCGGGGTCCTCCGCGTCCTCGCCGGTGGCCTCGTCCGCGGGCGGGAGGTCGCGCGGCGCGAGGACGGCGAGGGCCTGGTAGGTCTGGCGACGCTCGTGAGGCGCCGCGCGCCCCTCCTCGAGCGAGCGCGCGGTCCAGCGCTCGAGCAGCTCCGCGAGCTCGCGGGACATCGTCGCCGCCTGGTCGGCGGTGAGCACGAGCGTGCTGAGGGCGAGGATCCGGTCCTCCCGACCCCCGGTCTCGCTCCCGCGCCGGAACGTCTCCTCGGCCCAGGCCAGGGCCGGGCGCACCACGTGGCGGACGGCGTCGGGCGTCCCCGGCTCGACGGCGTAGCTCTGCGCCACGTTCTTCCACACCCGGTCGCGGCGGTCGCGCGCGTGCTCGGGCGCCTCGACGATCATCCCGGCCTTGGCGAGCACGCGCAGGTGGAAGCTCACGGAGTTCGCGGGCTCGCCGGTGGCCTGGGCGAGGTCGGCGGCACGCGCGTGCCCGAGGACGGCGAGCTCCACGAGGATGCGCTGCCGCAGCGGGTGCGCGATCGCTCGCAGCGCCGCGGGGTCCTGGACGCGGAAGGTCTCGAGCACAGGCCGAGGCTAGCAACGCCCGGGACCGCGCACGCGGAGGTGCACACGAACAAGTGCGCAACGACTATTGCGCAAGTGGAGTTGCGCACCTAGGTTCGTGCCATGACGAACCCGCCTGCCGCCTCGGTCGAGGACCACCCGCCCACCGGCCCGTCGTCGACGGCGGCTGTCCCCGCCCCCGCCGTCCCGGACGCCGAACCGCCGGACGCCTTCTCGCCGGTCGCCGCGCCCGGCGGTGCCGTCCCGTCGTCGCTCCTGCGCAACCGGTCGTACATGCTGCTCATGACGGGGATGACCGCGGAGTCGCTCGGCGCGGGCGTCGCGCTCTTCGCCGTGCCGCTCGTCGCCTACGGGATCACGGGCTCGGTCGTGCAGGCGGGCGTCGTCGCCGCCGTCGGTCAGCTCGGGGCGCTCCTGGCGACGCTGCCGGCCGGGGTCGTCGCGGACCGGGTCGACCGGCGGCGGCTCATCACCGTGTCCGCGAGCGTCGGCGCGGTGCTGTGGGCGACCGTCGCGCTCGCCGCGGGGCTCGGGTCGCTCACCGCCTGGCACCTCGCGGCGGTGCTCTTCGGGGCGTCGGTCGTCGGGGCGCTCGTCGACCCGGCCACGAGCGGGGCGTTCCGCTCGGTGGTGCCCGTGCCGCAGCTGCCGACGGCGCTCGCGGCCGTGCAGGGCCGCGACGCCGTCGCGAGCCTCCTGGCCGGACCCCTCGGCGGGGTGCTGTACGCCGTCGCGCACGCCGTCCCGCTCGCCGGCGCCGCGATCGGGCACCTTGCCACCGCCGTCTGCACGTGGCTCGTGCGCGAGCCGCTCAACGGCGACGTCGCCGCGGCGCGCGCGACCCGCCCCGCGGAGGCGCTGCGCGAGGGTCTCCGGTTCGTGTGGTCCGTGCCGCTGTTCCGCGCGCTGCTCGGCCTGTTCGTCGTCATCAACGTCGCGTTCGGCGGGCTCATGGTCGGGATCAACCTCGAGCTCGTGCGCACGGGCACGGCGCCGCTCCTCATCGGCCTCGTCGACCTCGCGGTGGGCCTAGGCGTGCTCGTCGGCGCGGTCCTCGCGCCCCGGCTCGTCGCGCGGATCCGGGCCGGCGCCCTCGTGGTCGGCGCGCTCGGCACGCTGGCGGCGGGCGCCGTCGCGATGGCCGCGCTCAACACGTACGTCGGGTACGTCGTCCTGCTCCCACCCGCGCTCCTGCCGGTCCCCGCGGCGAACGCGTGCCTGTCCGGGTACGCGGCCGCGATCACGCCGCCGCAGCTCCAGGGGCGGCTGGCGTCCGTCCTGGGGCTCACCGGCCTCGCCGCCGGGCCGCTCGTGCCGCTCGTCGGGAGCGGGCTCCTCGAGCGGTTCGGGCTCGGCACCGCGCTCGTGGTGCTCGCGGGACTCCTCGTCGTCACCGTCGCGGTCCTCAGCACGGTCCGGTCGCTCTGGCGGGTCGGCACGCCCGACACCTGGGCCGACGACGCGGCCGCCCTCGCCGCATCGGGCGTCGTGCCGGGCGAGCCCGTGCCCGCCGGCCCGGGCCGGTAGACTCGTCCCGGCCGCGACTGGCGAGGGTGGGAACGACCACCGGGGAGCGGCCGGATCTACCTGCTGGAGCGTCGACCGCCTGGGCGCCTGGGTTCTGCCACTCGCGTCGGCGTCCGTCGACGCGGCGACCGCGACCCAGAGGAGCCCCTCGTCATGTCCCACCCGGCCCCGCACGTGCCTTCCGCCCCCGACGTCCAGCTCGCCGACGACGCGCAGCGCCCCGTGCGGCGCGCGCTCCTGAGCGTCTACGAGAAGACGGGCCTCGTCGAGCTCGCCACCGCGCTCCACGCGGCAGGCGTGGAGCTGGTCTCCACCGGCTCCACCGCGTCGACGATCGCCGCCGCGGGCGTGCCCGTGACGAAGGTCGAGGACCTCACCGGGTTCCCCGAGTGCCTCGAGGGCCGCGTCAAGACGCTCCACCCGCGCGTGCACGCCGGGATCCTCGCGGACTCCCGCAAGGCCGACCACCTCGCACAGCTCGACGAGCTCGGCATCGCGCCGTTCGAGCTCGTCGTCGTCAACCTCTACCCGTTCGCCGCCACCGTCGCGTCGGGTGCCGGGCCGGACGAGGTCGTCGAGCAGATCGACATCGGTGGCCCCTCGATGGTCCGCGCGGCCGCGAAGAACCACCCGAGCGTCGCCGTCGTCGTCGACCCGGCCCGGTACGACGACGTCGTCGCGGCCGTGCGGGACGGCGGGTTCACCTTCGCCCAGCGCAAGCGCCTCGCGGCGCAGGCGTTCGCGCACACCGCGCAGTACGACGTCGCCGTCGCGTCGTGGTTCGCGTCGTCGTACGCGCCCGACGGCCCGGCCTTCCCCGCGTTCACGGGCGCCACCTGGGAGCGGGCCGACGTCCTGCGCTACGGCGAGAACCCGCACCAGCAGGCCGCGCTGTACACGCACTGGCGCGGCGGGCTCGCCACGGCGACCCAGGTGCAGGGCAAGGCGATGAGCTACAACAACTACGTGGACGCCGACGCCGCGCGCCGGGCCGCGTACGACCACACCGGCCCTGCCGTCGCCGTCGTCAAGCACAACAACCCGTGCGGCGTCGCGACCGACGACGACATCGCGGCCGCCTACCGCAAGGCGCACGCGACCGACCCGGTGTCCGCGTACGGCGGCGTGGTGGCGGCGAACCGTGTGGTGACCAAGGAGCTCGCCGAGGCGCTCAAGCCGGTGTTCACGGAGGTCGTCGTGGCACCGGGCTACGAGGACGGCGCGCTCGAGATCTTCGCGTCGAAGAAGAACCTGCGCGTCCTCGTGCTCCCGGAGGGCGCGCAGAGCGACCCGGTCGAGTTCCGTCCGATCTCGGGTGGGCTGCTCGTCCAGACGATCGACCACATCGACGGCGTCGTGACCGCCGAGGACGGCACCGTCACCGGCGGCGACGACCCGCAGCACTGGACGCTCGTCACCGGCGAGGCCGCCGACGACGCGACGATCGCGGACCTCGCGTTCGCGTGGCGCGCGATCCGCGCCGCGAAGTCGAACGCGATCCTCCTCGCGCGCGACGGGGCCGCCGTCGGCGTCGGGATGGGGCAGGTCAACCGCGTCGACTCGTGCCGCCTCGCGGTCGAGCGCGCCAACACCCTCGCCGACGGCGAGGAGCGTGCGCGCGGCGCCGTCGCGGCGTCCGACGCGTTCTTCCCCTTCGCCGACGGCCTGCAGATCCTGCTCGACGCGGGCGTGCGCGCGGTCGTCGCGCCGGGAGGGTCGATCCGCGACGCCGAGGTGATCGAGGCGGCGCAGGCGGCGGGCGTGACGATGTACTTCACGGGCACGCGCCACTTCGCGCACTGACACGACCCTGCTCGACGGCCCCGCTGGTCTCCGGACCGGCGGGGCCGTCGCGCACCGGGCGTCAGACCAGGGCGTCGCGGAGGCGGCGGGTCGGGTCGAGCGCGACGTCGAGGTCGACGCGGAGGTGGCCCGTGCGGTTCATCGCCTTGCGGACCGGGCCGACGTCGCGCGGCGAGTCGACGAGGAGGACCGCGCGGACCTCGGTGACCCGGCGCCCCGTGCCGCCGTCCGCCGTCGTGCCGACGTCCGAGGGAGCGCCGGAGGCCGCCCCCGGGGCGAGGTAGAACGCGGCCCAGCCCTCGTGGCCCCCGGTGCCGCCGGACGGGTCGCCCCGGAACAGGACGTCGTCGCCCTCGGTGGGCACACCGAACAGGGCGACGTCGTGCCCGAGCTGCTGGGAGAACACGTAGGGGGCGTGCCCGGGACCGTCGGGCTCGTCGCCGAGCAGCGCGGCGACGGTCGCGTCCGGGTCGTGGAGGGCGGCGGACCAGTGGCCGCCGGGCACCGCGCCGAGCAGCGGGTGCTCGCGCGTCGCGCAGTCGCCGACGGCCCAGAGCCCGTCCAGCCCGGGCACGGCGCCGGTGGCGTCCACGGGCACGCTGCCGCGCACGTCGCGCGGGACCGCGCCGTCGAGCCAGTCCGTCGCGGGGCGGGCGCCGACGGCGGCGAGCACGAGGTCGGCCGGCAGCTCGCGCCCGTCGGCGAGCCGGACGCCGTCGGGCCGGACCTCCGCGACGGCGGCCCCGGTCACGAGCTCGGCGCCCGCGGCCGCGTACCAGGGCGCGAGGTGCGCGCCGACGGCCGGTCCGAGCTGGCGCCGGAGCGGGGCCGGCGCGGCCTCGAGGACCGTGACGTGCGCACCCGCGCCGGCCGCGACCCCCGCCAGCTCGGCACCGATCCAGCCGGCGCCGACGATCACGAGGCGGAGCCCGGGCCGCAGCGCGCCGCGCAGGGCCTTCGCGTCCTGCGCGGTGTGCAGGAGACGGGCGTGCGCCCAGCCGTCGGGCCGCACGGGCGTGGAGCCGACCGCGAGCACGACGGCGTCGGCGGAGCGGCGCTCGCCCGACCGGGTCGTGACCTCCCACGCGCCGCCCCCGGGCGTCGAGCGACGCTCCAGCCGCGCCGCCGGGTCAGCGAGGCGGACCTCGTCGGCGAGGGCCTCGACGTCCACGCCCAGGTCCTCGGCCAGCCACGCGGGGCTCGGGCGGCTCAGGAGCTCCTTCGACAGCGGCGGCCGGTCGTACGGAGGAACGCCCTCCGCACCGAGGAGCGTCACGCGCCCCGTGAAACCCCGACGCCGGAGCGCGCTGACCGTCTGGGCGCCGGCGAGCCCCGCACCCACGACGACGACCGACCCGGGCGCCTCCGGGGTCGCCGCGGGAGGGGACGCGCGGTGCGCGGCGGGTGGTGGGAGGACCGGCGGCTCAGCGGACGACATGCACCTCACGCTAGGTCACGACGGTAGGCTTCCGGACGTGGAAGGTGCAGCAGCGTGACCGACGTCACCGCGGACGGGGGGACGCGGCACCGGCCGCCGGCCACGCTCGTGCCGGCGTGGCACCACGTCGACGACGAGCCGGGAGACGGGGAGCCACCGGCGGGGGCGCGACCCGACGACGAGACCCAGCCGCCGGTCCCGGAACCGCCCGCGAGCCTCGCCCCGTCGCGCCAGCCGGCGATGTGGCTCGTGCTCGCCGGCGTCGCGGTCTCGACGCTCGTCGCGGTGCTCGTCGGCGCGCGCGCCGGCTGCTTCACGCTCGCCGGGCTGCTCGCCGTGGCCGGGGTGTGCCGCGCCGCCGTCCCGGGCCCGGGTCCCGTGGGGATCACCGTGCGCTCGCGCGGGCTGGACGTCTTCTTCTTCCTCGCGCCCGCCGTCGTGATGGCGTTCCTCGCGCTGACCCTCGACCAGGGCGAGATCTGATCCCTGCGGACGACGACGGGCCCGGACCGCGGTCGCGGTCCGGGCCCGTCGGGACGTGCGGGACGTCAGGCCTTGGGGGCCTCGTCCGTGCCGGGGGTCTTGTCCGTCGCGGGTGCCTCGGGCTCGTCCACCTCGACGACCTCGACGACCTCCTCGACCGCGACGACGTCGCCGTTCTCGTCCGTGACGACGACCTCCTCCTCGACCACGGCGGCGACGGCGCCGGCACCGGTCGCGCCGGCCGCCGCGGAGTACGCCGGGGCCTCGGCCTCGGACAGCGTGACGACCTGGTCCTCGCCGAGGAGGTCGTCCTGCTTCGGGGCGAACGCGAAGGCGCGGTAGAACAGACCCGCGATCGCGGCGCCGAGGAGCGGCGCGACCCAGAAGACCCACTGCTGCTTCCACAGGTCGCCGTCGCCGGCGAAGACCGCCGAGGCCATCGAGCGGGCCGGGTTGAGCGACGCGTTGGTGATCGGCGCGGCGACGATGATGAGCGCGGTCAGCGTGAGACCGATGACGACCGGCGCGTACTGGACGCTCGCGCGCTTGTCGGTGACGCCGAGGATCACGCCCACGAACACGGCGGTGACGATCGTCTCGATGAGCAGCGCCTGCACGAGGCCGAACTCCGTGCCGCCCTGCGACGCCGTCGCGAGCGAGGAGAAGCTGCCGTACCCGTTGGCGGTCGCGACGAACACGCCGCCCCGGCCGTCCTGGCCCAGGAGCTGCGGGAGCGTCGAGGGCACGGTCGCGAGCAGGACGAGCCCGGCGAGGATCGCGCCCACGAGCTGGGCGACCCAGTACGGCAGGACGTCGCGCCACGCGGTGCGGCCGCCGATCGCGGCGCCGAGCGTCACCGCCGGGTTGAAGTGGCCGCCGGACACGTTGCCCACGGCCGCGGCGCCCGCGATCACCGCGATGCCGCCGGCGAGGCCGACGGCCAGGGCGTTCTGCTGGCTGACGAACGTGTAGAGCGCCACACCCACGATCGCGAGGACGAGGAAGAACGTGCCGAAGACCTCGGCGCCGAGGCGCGCGAGGAGGCTGGGCTGGACGACGGCGACGGTCTCCGTCGGCGCGGGGCGCGGGTCGTCGACGAAGCCCTCCGGTGCGCCGGGAGCGGTGGTGTCCTGGGACATGATCATCCTGTCTGGTTCGGTGGGTACTTTCGGGCAGTCCCGGCCCGGCCGCCACGGTGCGGCACCGGGAGGCGGTCGGGACGACGGCACGATGCCTGACCGAGTGCCCGGCCATTCCGGCATCTGGGGGCATCTTGCCACCACCACCCGGGAGATGCGTGGAAATCAGCGGTGCTCCACCTGAGAACGGACGGCCTGTCTCACGATGCGGTCGGTTCGCCGGGAACCGCGAAAGTATCTTGACGTCGAGAAGTCGAGTACCCTGGACCGCGGTCAGCAACGCCCCTGTGTGCGACGGACCGGGCCCCACGGGCCGCACGGTCGCCGTCCGGCTCCCGGGGGCACCAGTCCCCGACAGTTGGAGCGATCTGCGCATGGGCAAGATCAAGGTCGTCAACCCGGTCGTCGAGCTCGACGGCGACGAGATGACGCGCATCATCTGGCAGTTCATCAAGGACCGCCTCATCCACCCGTACCTCGACGTGGACCTCAAGTACTACGACCTGTCGATCCAGAACCGCGACGCGACGGACGACCAGGTCACCGTGGACGCGGCGAACGCGATCAAGCAGTACAACGTGGGCGTCAAGTGCGCGACGATCACGCCCGACGAGGCGCGCGTCGAGGAGTTCGGCCTCAAGAAGATGTGGGTCTCGCCCAACGGCACGATCCGCAACATCCTCGGTGGCGTCGT
Protein-coding sequences here:
- a CDS encoding NAD(P)/FAD-dependent oxidoreductase — protein: MSSAEPPVLPPPAAHRASPPAATPEAPGSVVVVGAGLAGAQTVSALRRRGFTGRVTLLGAEGVPPYDRPPLSKELLSRPSPAWLAEDLGVDVEALADEVRLADPAARLERRSTPGGGAWEVTTRSGERRSADAVVLAVGSTPVRPDGWAHARLLHTAQDAKALRGALRPGLRLVIVGAGWIGAELAGVAAGAGAHVTVLEAAPAPLRRQLGPAVGAHLAPWYAAAGAELVTGAAVAEVRPDGVRLADGRELPADLVLAAVGARPATDWLDGAVPRDVRGSVPVDATGAVPGLDGLWAVGDCATREHPLLGAVPGGHWSAALHDPDATVAALLGDEPDGPGHAPYVFSQQLGHDVALFGVPTEGDDVLFRGDPSGGTGGHEGWAAFYLAPGAASGAPSDVGTTADGGTGRRVTEVRAVLLVDSPRDVGPVRKAMNRTGHLRVDLDVALDPTRRLRDALV
- a CDS encoding DUF3017 domain-containing protein, which codes for MTDVTADGGTRHRPPATLVPAWHHVDDEPGDGEPPAGARPDDETQPPVPEPPASLAPSRQPAMWLVLAGVAVSTLVAVLVGARAGCFTLAGLLAVAGVCRAAVPGPGPVGITVRSRGLDVFFFLAPAVVMAFLALTLDQGEI
- a CDS encoding MIP/aquaporin family protein — translated: MSQDTTAPGAPEGFVDDPRPAPTETVAVVQPSLLARLGAEVFGTFFLVLAIVGVALYTFVSQQNALAVGLAGGIAVIAGAAAVGNVSGGHFNPAVTLGAAIGGRTAWRDVLPYWVAQLVGAILAGLVLLATVPSTLPQLLGQDGRGGVFVATANGYGSFSSLATASQGGTEFGLVQALLIETIVTAVFVGVILGVTDKRASVQYAPVVIGLTLTALIIVAAPITNASLNPARSMASAVFAGDGDLWKQQWVFWVAPLLGAAIAGLFYRAFAFAPKQDDLLGEDQVVTLSEAEAPAYSAAAGATGAGAVAAVVEEEVVVTDENGDVVAVEEVVEVVEVDEPEAPATDKTPGTDEAPKA
- the purH gene encoding bifunctional phosphoribosylaminoimidazolecarboxamide formyltransferase/IMP cyclohydrolase gives rise to the protein MSHPAPHVPSAPDVQLADDAQRPVRRALLSVYEKTGLVELATALHAAGVELVSTGSTASTIAAAGVPVTKVEDLTGFPECLEGRVKTLHPRVHAGILADSRKADHLAQLDELGIAPFELVVVNLYPFAATVASGAGPDEVVEQIDIGGPSMVRAAAKNHPSVAVVVDPARYDDVVAAVRDGGFTFAQRKRLAAQAFAHTAQYDVAVASWFASSYAPDGPAFPAFTGATWERADVLRYGENPHQQAALYTHWRGGLATATQVQGKAMSYNNYVDADAARRAAYDHTGPAVAVVKHNNPCGVATDDDIAAAYRKAHATDPVSAYGGVVAANRVVTKELAEALKPVFTEVVVAPGYEDGALEIFASKKNLRVLVLPEGAQSDPVEFRPISGGLLVQTIDHIDGVVTAEDGTVTGGDDPQHWTLVTGEAADDATIADLAFAWRAIRAAKSNAILLARDGAAVGVGMGQVNRVDSCRLAVERANTLADGEERARGAVAASDAFFPFADGLQILLDAGVRAVVAPGGSIRDAEVIEAAQAAGVTMYFTGTRHFAH
- a CDS encoding ArsR/SmtB family transcription factor — translated: MLETFRVQDPAALRAIAHPLRQRILVELAVLGHARAADLAQATGEPANSVSFHLRVLAKAGMIVEAPEHARDRRDRVWKNVAQSYAVEPGTPDAVRHVVRPALAWAEETFRRGSETGGREDRILALSTLVLTADQAATMSRELAELLERWTARSLEEGRAAPHERRQTYQALAVLAPRDLPPADEATGEDAEDPGA
- a CDS encoding MFS transporter, with protein sequence MTNPPAASVEDHPPTGPSSTAAVPAPAVPDAEPPDAFSPVAAPGGAVPSSLLRNRSYMLLMTGMTAESLGAGVALFAVPLVAYGITGSVVQAGVVAAVGQLGALLATLPAGVVADRVDRRRLITVSASVGAVLWATVALAAGLGSLTAWHLAAVLFGASVVGALVDPATSGAFRSVVPVPQLPTALAAVQGRDAVASLLAGPLGGVLYAVAHAVPLAGAAIGHLATAVCTWLVREPLNGDVAAARATRPAEALREGLRFVWSVPLFRALLGLFVVINVAFGGLMVGINLELVRTGTAPLLIGLVDLAVGLGVLVGAVLAPRLVARIRAGALVVGALGTLAAGAVAMAALNTYVGYVVLLPPALLPVPAANACLSGYAAAITPPQLQGRLASVLGLTGLAAGPLVPLVGSGLLERFGLGTALVVLAGLLVVTVAVLSTVRSLWRVGTPDTWADDAAALAASGVVPGEPVPAGPGR